CCCGGTGCGACGCGCGGTACAGGTCGCACCGGGCGGAGAAGGGTTTCCCGACCTATCGACCGCCCCTGCGGTCAGGGCGTGGGCATTCCCCCGGTCACGGTGAGGGTCTCGCCCACGGTGTACGACGACTCGGCTGAGGCCAGGTACACGTACGCCGGCGCCAGTTCGGCCGGCTGCCCCGGACGGCCCAGCGGGGTCTGCTGCCCGAACTCCGGAAGAGCCTCGGACGGCTGACCGCCGGCGGCCTGCAACGGCGTCCAGATCGGGCCGGGGGCCACCACGTTCACCCGGATACCGCGCGGGGCCAGCTGCTGGGCCAGCGCCTTGCTGAAGGTGTTGATCGCGGCCTTGGTGGTGGCGTAGTCGACCAGCGTGGGGGAAGGGCTGTAGGCCTGCACCGAACTGGTATTGATGATCGCCGACCCGGCCGGCAGGTGCGGTAGCGCCTCCTGGACGATCCAGAACATCGCGTGGATGTTGGTGCGCATCGTCAGGTCGAAGCTCTCCGAGGTGATGTCCTCGAGCTTCTCCTGCGTCTGCTGTCGGCCGGCCACGTTGACCACGAGGTCGAGCCCCCCGAGCTCCTTCACCGCGGTCCGCACCAGGCTCCGCGCGAACTTCTCGTCGGCCACGTCACCGGGCGCCTGCACCGCCGTGCGTCCCGCCTGCCGGATCAGCTCGGTCACCTCGTCGGCGTCGGGCTGTTCCTCGGGAAGGTAAGAGAGCACCACGTCGGCCCCCTCGCGGGCGTAGGCGATGGCCACGGCCCGGCCGATGCCCGAGTCGGCGCCGGTGACCAGCGCCTTGCGGCCGGACAGGCGGCCGGACCCGCGGTAGCTCTTCTCCCCGTGGTCGGCCTTCGGGCTCAGCTTCCGGTCGAGGCCCGGGCCCTCCTGGTACTGCTCGCCGGGCTGCGCCATGCGGTACTGCTCGACCGGGTCGGTGAAGGTGTACTGGTCGCTCACAACGCTTCTCCTGTTTCCTGAATCTTCGGTTCAGCCGCGGACCGGGGCCACCGCGTCGGCCATCACCAGGTCCGCGCGGTCCCAGGCCCGGTGCAGGCCCGCAGCTGCGACGAGTTCGGCGACGAAGGTCTTGTCGGCGCTGTCGCCGTGCAGCACGCCCGGACCGTCGGCGGGGATGCCGGAGGCGGTCAGTGTCTCGACGCCGTCACCCCAGGCCCCGACGGCCTTGCAGTGCCGGTACATCTCCTGCAGCAGCACGACCGTCTTGATGTCGGGCGCGGTGCTGGTGCCCCCGGCGACCAGCACGGCGTCGAACTCGATCGAGCGGGCCGTCAGCGGGGTGCGCTGCACGGTCTCCTTCGAGTGACCCTTGCCCACGAACCCCCCGGTCGGGGCGATGATCAGGAGCTCGGCGCCGAGCTTGAGCAGCGCCTTGCGCACCGCCTTGACCCCGCTGAGGTCGGAGGCATCGTCGACGATCACCCCGATCTTGCGCCCCGCGATCGGGCCCGGCACCTCGACGATCTGCGAGAGGGCAGGGGAGAGCTCGACCTCGCCGACCTCGGTCAGACCGGTCGGCATGGGCAGACCCAGTCCGGCGGCGACGGTCGCGCACAGCTCGGCGTCGACCTGCGCGAGCACCGTCAGCTCGCGCTCCTTGATGCTCTGCTCGAAGCACTTACCCAGCTCGAAGGTGAACGCCTCGGCGATGTGCGCCTGCTCGAGCGGGGTCAGGCTGCGGTAGAACAGTGCGGCCTGGGTGAAGTGGTCCTCGAACGACAGCGGATTGGCCCGTACCGCGTTGCCCTCGATCCGGCGTGGCGTCTGCACGTACCCGTTCTCCAGGTCGACGGCGGGCAAGCCGCCGTCCAGGCTGTTGGGCCGGTACGGCGCCACCCCGGTGTGGATCGCGGTCTGGTGCATGCCGTCGCGCAGCATGTCGTTCACCGGCACGTGCGGCCGGTTGATCGGCAACTGGCTGAAGTTCGGCCCGCCCAGCCGGGTCAGCTGGGTGTCCAGGTAGGAGAACATGCGGGCCTGCATCAGCGGGTCGTTCGTCACCTCGATGCCCGGCACCAGGTGGCCGGTGTGGAAGGCGACCTGCTCGGTCTCGGCGAAGTAGTTGGTGGGGTTGCGGTTCAGCGTCAGGCGGCCGAGCAGCTGTACCGGCGCCAGCTCTTCCGGGACGAACTTCGTCGGGTCGAGAAGGTCGATCCCTTCGAAGGTCTCGGTGCCGTCGTCGGGCAGCACCTGAACGCCGAGATCCCATTCCAGGAAGGCCCCGGCCTCGATCGAGTCGGCCAGGTCGCGGCGGTGGAAGTCGGGGTCCATGCCCGCGGCGATCTGTGCCTCCTCCCACACCAGGGAGTGCACGCCGGCGACCGGCTTCCAGTGGAACTTCACCAGGTGCGACTCACCGGCGGCATTCACCAGCCGGAAGGTGTGCACCCCGAAACCCTCCATGGTGCGGAAAGACCGCGGGATGCCCCGGTCGCTCATGTTCCAGAACACGTGGTGGGTGGCCTCGGTGTGCAGCGAGACGAAGTCCCAGAACGTGTCGTGGGCCGACTGCGCCTGCGGGATCTCCCGGTCCGGCTGCGGTTTGCCCGCGTGGATGATGTCGGGGAACTTGATGCCGTCCTGGATGAAGAACACCGGCATGTTGTTGCCGACCAGGTCGAAGTTGCCCTCGTCGGTGTAGAACTTCGTGGCGAACCCGCGGGTGTCACGCACCGTGTCGGCCGAGCCCTTCGAGCCCAGCACGGTCGAGAAACGCACGAAGACCTCGGTCTCCTTGCCCTTCTCGGCCAGGAAGCCGGCCCGGGTGATGCTCGCGCCGGTGCCGTACGAGGTGAAGACGCCGTGCGCGGCGGCGCCCCGGGCATGCACCACCCGCTCGGGGATGCGCTCGTGGTCGAAGTGGGTGATCTTCTCGCGGAGGTGGAAATCTTCCAGCAGGGTCGGGCCTCGCTCACCTGCCTTCAGCGAGTGGTCGGTGTCGGGAAGCCGAAGGCCCTGGGCGGTGGTCAGGTGGTTGCCCGACTGCGCGCGAGAGTCGACCGTCCCGACGTCCTCGGTCTTCACCCCGGTCGGGCTGACGGATTCGGGGGCGGTCTGGTCGGGCTTACGGCGAGTGGCCATACGTGACTCCTGTGCTGGATGGGCTTTCGAGGGGTGGATCAGGTTGATCAGGGCTGATCAAGGTTGATCAGGGCTGGAAGACGACCTTGACCATGCCGTCCTGCTTCTTCTGGAATTCGGCGTAGGCATCCGGGGCCTGCTCCAGGGGCAAGGTGTGGGTGGCGAAGCCCTCGACACCGAGCGGGTCGCCGTCCAGCAGGAGCGGCAGGATCTCCGGCACCCAGCGCCAGACGTTCGCCTGTCCCATGCGCAGCTGGATCTGCTTGTCGAACATGGTCATCATCGGCATCGGGTCGGCCATCCCGCCGTACACGCCGCTGAGCGAGACCGTGCCGCCCCGGCGCACCAGGTCGACGGCCAGGTGCAGGGCCGCCAGCTTGTCCACGCCGATGGTCTGCATCATTTTGCGGGCCACCGGGCTGGGCAGGAAACCGGTGGCCTTGTGGGCCAGACCGGCGCCGGGCGAGCCGTGCGCCTCCATGCCGACCGCGTCGATCACCGAGTCCGGGCCCCGGCCGTCGGTCAGGTCGCGGATCAGCTCGGTGACGTCGTCACCGTGCTGGTTCAGGTCGATGGTGTGCACACCGTGCGCCGCGGCGCGCTCCAGACGTTCCGGCACCAGGTCGACGCCGATGACCTGGCGGACCCCTCGGTGCTGGGCCACTCTCGTGGCCATGTCGCCGATCGGCCCGAGGCCGAGCACCACCAGCGAACCGTCGCGGGGCACGTCGGCGTAGGCCACGCCCTGCCAGGCGGTGGGCAGTACGTCGGAGAGGAAGAGGAACCGGGTGTCGGGCGGACCCGTCGGCACCTTGATCGGCAGAGTGTCGCCGAACGGTACGCGCAGATATTCGGCCTGCCCGCCCGGAACCTGCCCGTACAGTTTGGTGTATCCGAAAAGCGAAGCTCCCATGCCCTGCTCGCGCACCTGGGTGGTCTCGCACTGTGACTGCAGGCCCTGTGCGCACATGAAACAGGCGCCGCAGGAGATGTTGAAGGGGATCACCACCCGGTCGCCCGGCCGCAGCTTAGTGACCTGCGGGCCGACCTCCTCGACGATGCCCATCGGCTCGTGACCGAGAATGTCGCCGGGGTCCAGGAAAGGGCCCAGGGGTTCGTAGAGGTGCAGGTCCGAGCCGCACAATCCGGTCGAGGTGACGCGGATGATCACGTCGGTCGGGTCCTGGATCTTCGGATCGGGTACATCCTGCACCCGGATGTCTCGCTTGCCCTGCCAGGTGACGGCGCGCATCGGTCTCCGTTCCACGGTGATGAGTGGGGTGTGACGGATCCGCGGTTGCTTCACGGCTGAGTCCAGCTTCCGGAACTGGCCAAGATCCAATGGATCTCGTCCCACCCGCGACTTTGCCAGATACCTCCGGGTACGCCAGTCGAACGTCGTTCGAAGGCCTGAGGACAGCCGTCCGGGCACCGCTCGCCACTGCACCGGTCGGCAACCCGCGATGCCGCGATCGGCACTGGACCGGGGAGTAGGGCCGAAAGCTGCCCACACTTTCCCCAGGGCGGGGACGAAGCCCTGACCGCCTGCCCTGGAGGTGCTGTGACTGCCGATATCCGTCCCGTTGCCGTTCCGAAGGTTCCGCTGGTGAGGTCCGGTCGCGACGAGGCCGCGCCGCCGGGCGCCTGGCTCGACCGGCATCTGGAAGACCTGGCCCGGGGTCTGGGCTCGCTGCATCGTCAGGCCGGCCTGCTGGAGGGCTGGGGGAGACACCTGGCCGACGTTCTCCAGTCCGGTGGCCGGCTGCTCGTGGCCGGTAACGGTGGCAGTGCGGCGCAGGCCCAGCACCTGACCGCCGAGCTGGTGGGCCGGTTCCTGGAGGAGCGCCGGCCTTTCTCGGCCCTGTGCCTGAGCGCCGAGACCTCGACCCTCACCGCGCTGGTCAACGACTACGGGGCCGAGGAGATGTTTGCCCGCCAGGTGCAGGCCCACGGTCGCGCGGGTGACGTGCTGGTGCTGCTCTCCACCAGCGGCCGTAGCCCCAACCTGCTGGTGGCCGCCGAGCGGGCGGCCGCGGGTGGCCTCACCGTCTGGGCCCTGACCGGCCCCCGCGGCAATCCCCTGGCGGAGATCGCGGGCGAGGCCCTCTGCGTCGAGGCCCGCGCCACGGCCACGGTGCAGGAAGTGCATCTGGTGGCCGTGCACGCGATCTGCGCGGCGGTGGACGCCCGGCTGCGGCAGGTGGCGGTGGTGGCCCGGTGAACCGTTCGATCGTGGTGCTCGGCGACGTGCTGCTCGACCGCGACGTGCACGGCACCGTCACCCGGATCGCTCCCGACGCCCCGGTGCCGGTGCTCGACACCCTTCGCACCGTCGAGCGGCCGGGAGGTGCCGGGCTGACGGCCCTGTTGTGTGCGGCGCCGGGCATCGACGTGACCCTGGTCGCCCCGCTGGCCCCCGACGAGGCCGGGCGCCGCCTGGAAGAGCTTCTGGTGTCTCATGTCACGGTGGTCTCCCTGGAACCGGGAGGCCCCACCCGCACCAAGACCCGGCTGCGCGCCGCCGGGCAGAGCCTGCTGCGGCTGGACGAGGGCGGCCCGGGCGGCCCCCCGGTCGCCTCGGTGGGAATGGTCGAACAGGTGCTGAGGTCGGCCGATGTCGTCCTGGTGTCGGACTACGGGGCCGGCCTCACCCGGCATCCGCAGATCCGCCGCCTCCTGGCCCGGGCGGCCCGTCGCCTGCCGGTGATCTGGGACCCGCACCCGCGTGGGGGAGAACCGGTGCCCGGATGCCTGCTGGTGACGCCGAACCTCGCCGAGGCGATCCAGAGGGGTGAGGCGGGGGAGACCGATCCGGTGGTCCTGGCCGATGTACTGCGGGCCCGCTGGCGGGTCCGGGCCGTCTGCGTCACCACCGGTGCCGACGGCGCCTACCTCGGCCAGGCCGGCAATGAGGTGCTGTACCTGCCCGCCCCGGTGGCGCAGGGCGATCCGTGCGGCGCTGGTGACCGTTTCGCTGCGTCGGTGGCTGTTTCGGTGAGCAGGGGACGAGTGCTCTCCGAGGCGGTCGCCACTGCGGTCACGGAGGCGTCCGCCTGGGTGGCCGCGGGGGGCGCGGCGTCGTTCCGTCCGGCTCCCCGTCACGCGCCTGCTGGTTCCGTCGCATCACCCGGTTCGGCAGGACCGGCGGGCCGCGGGGTTCCTGCCGATCAGCCAGGTCAGTTGCGTCGGCAGGGTCCAGCGGGTCAGATGGGTCAGATGGGTCCGGAGCGTGCGCCCCGATGGGCCGGTGAGGTCGGCCCCGCCGGTCCGGTGACCCCACCGGAATCGCGTCGGGAGACCCACGCCGACCACGGCGTCCTGCCTGAGGGGGTGGCCCAGGGCTGGCCGGCCGTCGAGCAGCACGTGGCCCGTGTGCGGGCCTCCGGAGGCCGTATCGTCGCCACCGGAGGATGTTTCGACCTGCTGCACGTCGGCCACGTCTCCTGTCTGCAGGCCGCGCGCCGGGCCGGCGACACGCTGGTCGCGCTGCTCAACTCGGATACCTCGGTGCGGCGCCTGAAGGGGCCGGGACGGCCGGTGGTGCCGCAGGACGAGCGCGCGCAGATGTTGGCTGCCATCGAAGGTGTCGACGCTGTGGTCATTTTCGATGAGGACGATCCGGTGCGGGCGCTGGGCCGGTTGCGTCCCGACATCTGGGTGAAAGGCGGTGACTACGGTGGCGTGATGATGCCCGAGGCGGCGCTGGTGCGCAGCTGGGGCGGCCGGGTGCTGTTGCTGCCGTATCTGCGGGGACGCTCCACCACGGCTCTGCTGGAGCGCGCCGGGCCCGGATGAAGGGCCGGACGGCACATCCGCACGACCAGGGTGCCCGGCGGTTCGTCCACCGGACCCACCCTCTCGGTGGCCTGCCCGGGCGGTGGTGACGGACCCCGTGACACCGGACGCCGACGTCCACCATGGGCGGCTCTGCACGCACGACGTGCGGGACGGCGCCCTCGACCGGTCAGAGGACGGCCGGGCTCGGCTGGGCTCGGCCGACCCCGGCCGACCCTTGCCACGGCTTGGTGCGGATGCCTAGCGTCAGGGCCAAGACGCTGGAGTCCGGAGGAGAATCGTGCAGCTGGTCAAGGCCGAAGTCGTTGTCACCAGTCCCGACCGTAACTTCGTCACGCTCCGTCTGGAGACGGACGAGGGGGTGGTGGGGTTGGGTGACGCAACCCTGAACGGCCGCGAACTGGCAGTGGTGGCGTACCTGCAGGAGCACGTGGTGCCGCTGCTGATCGGGCGGGACGCGGCGCGGATCGAGGACACCTGGCAGTTCCTGTACCGCAGTGCCTACTGGCGGCGGGGGCCGGTGACGATGGCGGCGATCGCGGCGGTGGACATCGCGCTGTGGGACATCAAGGCCAAGGCCGCCGGGATGCCGCTCTACCAGTTGCTCGGTGGGGCCTCGCGCAACGGGTTGCTGGCCTACGGGCACGCCTCGGGCAAGGAGCTGCCGGAACTGTTCGACAGCATTCGCGAGCACCAGGAGAAGGGGTTCCGGGCGATCCGGGTGCAGACCGGGGTGCCCGGGCTGAAGTCGATCTACGGCATCGCCTCCAACGCCACCTACGACGGCGGGCGCTACGACCACGAGCCCGCCCAGCGGGGTGACCTGCCGCAGGAGGAGGACTGGGACACCCGCTCGTACCTGCGACACGTGCCGACGGTGTTCGAGGCGGTGCGCCACGAGTTCGGTCCGGAGCTGCCGTTGCTGCACGACTCCCACCACCGTCTGACGCCGATCCAGGCGGCGAAGCTGGGCAAGTCGCTGGAGCCGTACGACCTGTTCTGGCTGGAAGACGTGACGCCGGCGGAG
This genomic interval from Kineosporia sp. NBRC 101731 contains the following:
- a CDS encoding SDR family oxidoreductase; the encoded protein is MSDQYTFTDPVEQYRMAQPGEQYQEGPGLDRKLSPKADHGEKSYRGSGRLSGRKALVTGADSGIGRAVAIAYAREGADVVLSYLPEEQPDADEVTELIRQAGRTAVQAPGDVADEKFARSLVRTAVKELGGLDLVVNVAGRQQTQEKLEDITSESFDLTMRTNIHAMFWIVQEALPHLPAGSAIINTSSVQAYSPSPTLVDYATTKAAINTFSKALAQQLAPRGIRVNVVAPGPIWTPLQAAGGQPSEALPEFGQQTPLGRPGQPAELAPAYVYLASAESSYTVGETLTVTGGMPTP
- a CDS encoding catalase, with translation MATRRKPDQTAPESVSPTGVKTEDVGTVDSRAQSGNHLTTAQGLRLPDTDHSLKAGERGPTLLEDFHLREKITHFDHERIPERVVHARGAAAHGVFTSYGTGASITRAGFLAEKGKETEVFVRFSTVLGSKGSADTVRDTRGFATKFYTDEGNFDLVGNNMPVFFIQDGIKFPDIIHAGKPQPDREIPQAQSAHDTFWDFVSLHTEATHHVFWNMSDRGIPRSFRTMEGFGVHTFRLVNAAGESHLVKFHWKPVAGVHSLVWEEAQIAAGMDPDFHRRDLADSIEAGAFLEWDLGVQVLPDDGTETFEGIDLLDPTKFVPEELAPVQLLGRLTLNRNPTNYFAETEQVAFHTGHLVPGIEVTNDPLMQARMFSYLDTQLTRLGGPNFSQLPINRPHVPVNDMLRDGMHQTAIHTGVAPYRPNSLDGGLPAVDLENGYVQTPRRIEGNAVRANPLSFEDHFTQAALFYRSLTPLEQAHIAEAFTFELGKCFEQSIKERELTVLAQVDAELCATVAAGLGLPMPTGLTEVGEVELSPALSQIVEVPGPIAGRKIGVIVDDASDLSGVKAVRKALLKLGAELLIIAPTGGFVGKGHSKETVQRTPLTARSIEFDAVLVAGGTSTAPDIKTVVLLQEMYRHCKAVGAWGDGVETLTASGIPADGPGVLHGDSADKTFVAELVAAAGLHRAWDRADLVMADAVAPVRG
- a CDS encoding zinc-dependent alcohol dehydrogenase, which gives rise to MRAVTWQGKRDIRVQDVPDPKIQDPTDVIIRVTSTGLCGSDLHLYEPLGPFLDPGDILGHEPMGIVEEVGPQVTKLRPGDRVVIPFNISCGACFMCAQGLQSQCETTQVREQGMGASLFGYTKLYGQVPGGQAEYLRVPFGDTLPIKVPTGPPDTRFLFLSDVLPTAWQGVAYADVPRDGSLVVLGLGPIGDMATRVAQHRGVRQVIGVDLVPERLERAAAHGVHTIDLNQHGDDVTELIRDLTDGRGPDSVIDAVGMEAHGSPGAGLAHKATGFLPSPVARKMMQTIGVDKLAALHLAVDLVRRGGTVSLSGVYGGMADPMPMMTMFDKQIQLRMGQANVWRWVPEILPLLLDGDPLGVEGFATHTLPLEQAPDAYAEFQKKQDGMVKVVFQP
- a CDS encoding SIS domain-containing protein — its product is MGSLHRQAGLLEGWGRHLADVLQSGGRLLVAGNGGSAAQAQHLTAELVGRFLEERRPFSALCLSAETSTLTALVNDYGAEEMFARQVQAHGRAGDVLVLLSTSGRSPNLLVAAERAAAGGLTVWALTGPRGNPLAEIAGEALCVEARATATVQEVHLVAVHAICAAVDARLRQVAVVAR
- a CDS encoding PfkB family carbohydrate kinase, which produces MNRSIVVLGDVLLDRDVHGTVTRIAPDAPVPVLDTLRTVERPGGAGLTALLCAAPGIDVTLVAPLAPDEAGRRLEELLVSHVTVVSLEPGGPTRTKTRLRAAGQSLLRLDEGGPGGPPVASVGMVEQVLRSADVVLVSDYGAGLTRHPQIRRLLARAARRLPVIWDPHPRGGEPVPGCLLVTPNLAEAIQRGEAGETDPVVLADVLRARWRVRAVCVTTGADGAYLGQAGNEVLYLPAPVAQGDPCGAGDRFAASVAVSVSRGRVLSEAVATAVTEASAWVAAGGAASFRPAPRHAPAGSVASPGSAGPAGRGVPADQPGQLRRQGPAGQMGQMGPERAPRWAGEVGPAGPVTPPESRRETHADHGVLPEGVAQGWPAVEQHVARVRASGGRIVATGGCFDLLHVGHVSCLQAARRAGDTLVALLNSDTSVRRLKGPGRPVVPQDERAQMLAAIEGVDAVVIFDEDDPVRALGRLRPDIWVKGGDYGGVMMPEAALVRSWGGRVLLLPYLRGRSTTALLERAGPG
- the manD gene encoding D-mannonate dehydratase ManD; translated protein: MQLVKAEVVVTSPDRNFVTLRLETDEGVVGLGDATLNGRELAVVAYLQEHVVPLLIGRDAARIEDTWQFLYRSAYWRRGPVTMAAIAAVDIALWDIKAKAAGMPLYQLLGGASRNGLLAYGHASGKELPELFDSIREHQEKGFRAIRVQTGVPGLKSIYGIASNATYDGGRYDHEPAQRGDLPQEEDWDTRSYLRHVPTVFEAVRHEFGPELPLLHDSHHRLTPIQAAKLGKSLEPYDLFWLEDVTPAENQEALRLVRQHTTTPLAIGEIFNTVWDYQLIIREQLIDYVRSAVTHTGGITHLKKVLDYAGQYQIKSGMHGPTDISPVGLAAQMHLGLAIHNFGIQEYMQHGARTDEVFRQSFTFTDGLLHPGNEPGLGVELDLAEAAKYEYQRAYLPFNRLADGTVHDW